A region from the Cervus elaphus chromosome 10, mCerEla1.1, whole genome shotgun sequence genome encodes:
- the LOC122702033 gene encoding mucin-5AC-like has product MPATSLGASSPASGSPRATPTEGASPPAPSTSVPPPHPTPAGTAPSDTSSQPVATEGPSPPSVTSSATPSSTLYAPASTASTPVATHSLTSSTGVATPRDTAAPATSLTAPLASASAAHTTRAASTLLVTTPVPTAPSRAPVLTSSTVGSPGSTLTSAFTSPLPASATLHTSTTLPPSSVRTGAPSSSPATTEATSTGPAGPSTATSTATVDLGSTLALASASATPTAPATASATPMPTPAATPTTGIISSGPSTHHTHSTSPVQATSASTPAAPSIFTTPRSTATPFHSSTMPATSLGASSPASGSPRATPTEGASPPAPSTSVPPPHPTPAGTAPSDTSSQPVATEGPSPPSVTSSATPSSTLYAPASTASTPVATHSLTSSTGVPRSPPPAPSTEPASASTPNTSPLPTDTTTLPTTHTTAGPSPPASTPTGSTTQVATPRDTAAPATSLTAPLASASAAHTTRAASTLLVTTPVPTAPSRAPVLTSSTVGSPGSTLTSAFTSPLPASATLHTSTTLPPSSVRTGAPSSSPATTEATSTGPAGPSTATSTATVDLGSTLALASTSATPTAPATASATPMPTPAATPTTGIISSGPSTHHTHSTSPVQATSASTPAAPSIFTTPRSTATPFHSSTMPATSLGASSPASGSPRATPTEGASPPAPSTSVPPPHPTPAGTAPSDTSSQPVATEGPSPPSVTSSATPSSTLYAPASTASTPVATHSLTSSTGVPRSPPPAPSTEPASASTPNTSPLPTDTTTLPTTHTTAGPSPPASTPTGSTTQVATPRDTAAPATSLTAPLASASAAHTTRAASTLLVTTPVPTAPSRAPVLTSSTVGSPGSTLTSAFTSPLPASATLHTSTTLPPSSVATPRDTAAPATSLTAPLASASAAHTTRAASTLLVTTPVPTAPSRAPVLTSSTVGSPGSTLTSAFTSPLPASATLHTSTTLPPSSVRTGAPSSSPATTEATSTGPAGPSTATSTATVDLGSTLALASASATPTAPATASATPMPTPAATPTTGIISSGPSTHHTHSTSPVQHGDSLPLQHHASHLARRLLPGLRQSQGHSDRGCQPTCPEHQCAAPAPDPRGDCPQ; this is encoded by the exons ATAGCCTGACCTCGTCCACGGGG GTCGCCACTCCCAGGGACACCGCAGCCCCGGCCACCTCTCTCACGGCCCCTCTGGCCTCGGCCTCCGCTGCCCACACCACCAGGGCTGCTAGCACCCTCCTGGTGACCACACCCGTGCCCACGGCACCGTCCAGGGCCCCggtcctcacctcctccaccgTCGGCTCCCCCGGGAGCACCCTCACGTCCGCATTCACCTCACCCCTCCCGGCCTCCGCCACGCTGCACACATCCacgactctccctccctcctcggtcAGGACGGGAGCCCCCAGCTCGTCGCCCGCCACCACCGAGGCCACATCCACCGGCCCCGCGGGTCCATCCACCGCCACCTCCACCGCCACCGTGGACCTCGGCTCCACACTCGCCCTGGCCAGCGCCTCAGCCACACCCACAGCCCCGGCCACGGCCTCGGCCACGCCCATGCCCACGCCCGCGGCCACGCCCACCACCGGGATCATCTCCTCCggccccagcacccaccacacacacagcacctcccCTGTCCAGGCAACCTCGGCCAGCACGCCGGCCGCCCCCTCCATCTTCACCACTCCCCGCAGCACGGCGACTCCCTTCCACTCCAGCACCATGCCAGCCACCTCGCTAGGCGCCTCCTCCCCGGCCTCCGGCAGTCCCAGGGCCACTCCGACCGAgggtgccagcccacctgccccgaGCACCAGTGTGCCGCCCCCGCACCCGACCCCCGCGGGGACTGCCCCCAGTGACACCTCCAGCCAGCCTGTCGCCACGGAGGGGCCCTCTCCGCCGTCAGTCACGTCCTCCGCCACGCCCAGCAGCACCCTCTATGCTCCCGCCTCCACCGCCTCGACTCCCGTGGCCACCCATAGCCTGACCTCGTCCACGGGGGTGCCTcgctcccctccacctgcccccagcacagagcccgcctccgcctccaccccgaacaccagccctctgcccaccgacaccaccacactccccaccacccacaccacgGCCGGCCCCTCGCCTCCCGCCAGCACTCCCACCGGGTCCACCACGCAGGTCGCCACTCCCAGGGACACCGCAGCCCCGGCCACCTCTCTCACGGCCCCTCTGGCCTCGGCCTCCGCTGCCCACACCACCAGGGCTGCTAGCACCCTCCTGGTGACCACACCCGTGCCCACGGCACCGTCCAGGGCCCCggtcctcacctcctccaccgTCGGCTCCCCCGGGAGCACCCTCACGTCCGCATTCACCTCACCCCTCCCGGCCTCCGCCACGCTGCACACATCCacgactctccctccctcctcggtcAGGACGGGAGCCCCCAGCTCGTCGCCCGCCACCACCGAGGCCACATCCACCGGCCCCGCGGGTCCATCCACCGCCACCTCCACCGCCACCGTGGACCTCGGCTCCACACTCGCCCTGGCCAGCACCTCAGCCACACCCACAGCCCCGGCCACGGCCTCGGCCACGCCCATGCCCACGCCCGCGGCCACGCCCACCACCGGGATCATCTCCTCCggccccagcacccaccacacacacagcacctcccCTGTCCAGGCAACCTCGGCCAGCACGCCGGCCGCCCCCTCCATCTTCACCACTCCCCGCAGCACGGCGACTCCCTTCCACTCCAGCACCATGCCAGCCACCTCGCTAGGCGCCTCCTCCCCGGCCTCCGGCAGTCCCAGGGCCACTCCGACCGAgggtgccagcccacctgccccgaGCACCAGTGTGCCGCCCCCGCACCCGACCCCCGCGGGGACTGCCCCCAGTGACACCTCCAGCCAGCCTGTCGCCACGGAGGGGCCCTCTCCGCCGTCAGTCACGTCCTCCGCCACGCCCAGCAGCACCCTCTATGCTCCCGCCTCCACCGCCTCGACTCCCGTGGCCACCCATAGCCTGACCTCGTCCACGGGGGTGCCTcgctcccctccacctgcccccagcacagagcccgcctccgcctccaccccgaacaccagccctctgcccaccgacaccaccacactccccaccacccacaccacgGCCGGCCCCTCGCCTCCCGCCAGCACTCCCACCGGGTCCACCACGCAGGTCGCCACTCCCAGGGACACCGCAGCCCCGGCCACCTCTCTCACGGCCCCTCTGGCCTCGGCCTCCGCTGCCCACACCACCAGGGCTGCTAGCACCCTCCTGGTGACCACACCCGTGCCCACGGCACCGTCCAGGGCCCCggtcctcacctcctccaccgTCGGCTCCCCCGGGAGCACCCTCACGTCCGCATTCACCTCACCCCTCCCGGCCTCCGCCACGCTGCACACATCCacgactctccctccctcctcg GTCGCCACTCCCAGGGACACCGCAGCCCCGGCCACCTCTCTCACGGCCCCTCTGGCCTCGGCCTCCGCTGCCCACACCACCAGGGCTGCTAGCACCCTCCTGGTGACCACACCCGTGCCCACGGCACCGTCCAGGGCCCCggtcctcacctcctccaccgTCGGCTCCCCCGGGAGCACCCTCACGTCCGCATTCACCTCACCCCTCCCGGCCTCCGCCACGCTGCACACATCCacgactctccctccctcctcggtcAGGACGGGAGCCCCCAGCTCGTCGCCCGCCACCACCGAGGCCACATCCACCGGCCCCGCGGGTCCATCCACCGCCACCTCCACCGCCACCGTGGACCTCGGCTCCACACTCGCCCTGGCCAGCGCCTCAGCCACACCCACAGCCCCGGCCACGGCCTCGGCCACGCCCATGCCCACGCCCGCGGCCACGCCCACCACCGGGATCATCTCCTCCggccccagcacccaccacacacacagcacctcccCTGTCCAG CACGGCGACTCCCTTCCACTCCAGCACCATGCCAGCCACCTCGCTAGGCGCCTCCTCCCCGGCCTCCGGCAGTCCCAGGGCCACTCCGACCGAgggtgccagcccacctgccccgaGCACCAGTGTGCCGCCCCCGCACCCGACCCCCGCGGGGACTGCCCCCAGTGA